From Streptomonospora salina, the proteins below share one genomic window:
- a CDS encoding sensor histidine kinase: MTFERTEVTQVQLRTLNLNIVFASLSAVGALLISMNAENLGQVIVLVLGVVAAVLAVRGRSGGHHYRLTLPSLVVASAVWIFGVLALDSASASFGISVVGTVVVFQLPRHRRAAALGLVALVVVVIAVKTLRTPEDVSGALLEYPVGSLSVAVLGVVFATLNHMVSDLIAELERARERDAELAVARERVRFANDLHDIQGHTLHVVKLKVALARKLVHRDTDQVERELSEVHDLVGDTIAQTKELAYAQRRLNLSAEVENAKNLFEAAGIRVRVDREAPVEGETESGAGPGAGTPAGELLGQVLRETTTNILRHAQAEQVRITLSGTGITIVNDGVHETAPPDLSGLSALRDRVERDGGTLTVEQKDGRFLTAATLPQRKDDR, translated from the coding sequence ATGACGTTCGAGCGCACCGAAGTGACGCAGGTACAACTGCGGACGCTCAACCTCAACATCGTGTTCGCGTCACTCTCCGCCGTAGGGGCACTGCTGATCTCGATGAACGCGGAGAACCTGGGCCAGGTCATAGTCCTGGTCCTGGGCGTGGTGGCGGCCGTGCTGGCCGTCCGGGGGCGGTCGGGGGGCCATCACTATCGCCTCACGCTTCCCAGTCTGGTCGTCGCCTCGGCCGTGTGGATCTTCGGAGTACTGGCGCTGGACAGCGCGTCCGCGTCCTTCGGCATCTCCGTCGTGGGCACCGTCGTCGTTTTCCAACTGCCGCGCCACCGCCGCGCCGCCGCCCTGGGGCTGGTCGCCCTCGTCGTGGTCGTGATCGCCGTGAAGACGCTGAGGACACCGGAAGACGTTTCCGGCGCCCTGCTCGAATACCCCGTCGGCTCCTTGAGCGTCGCCGTGCTGGGGGTCGTCTTCGCGACCCTCAACCACATGGTCTCCGACCTCATCGCAGAACTGGAGAGGGCCCGGGAGCGCGACGCGGAGCTGGCCGTGGCCCGGGAACGCGTGCGTTTCGCCAACGACCTGCACGATATCCAGGGCCATACCCTCCACGTGGTGAAGCTGAAGGTCGCGTTGGCCCGGAAGCTGGTACACAGAGACACCGACCAGGTGGAGCGGGAGCTGAGCGAGGTGCACGACCTGGTCGGCGACACCATCGCCCAGACCAAGGAGCTCGCCTACGCGCAGCGGCGGCTCAACCTGTCCGCGGAGGTGGAGAACGCGAAGAACCTCTTCGAGGCCGCGGGCATCCGCGTCCGCGTCGACCGCGAGGCTCCCGTCGAAGGCGAGACCGAGAGCGGGGCCGGGCCCGGGGCCGGCACCCCCGCGGGCGAGCTGCTCGGCCAGGTCCTGCGGGAGACGACCACCAACATCCTGCGACACGCCCAGGCCGAGCAGGTGCGGATCACGCTCTCGGGCACGGGCATCACCATCGTCAACGACGGCGTGCACGAGACCGCGCCGCCCGACCTCAGTGGGCTCTCCGCTCTCCGGGACCGGGTGGAGCGCGACGGCGGCACGCTAACCGTGGAGCAGAAGGACGGGCGGTTCCTGACCGCCGCGACACTCCCCCAGCGGAAGGACGACCGATGA
- a CDS encoding polysaccharide deacetylase family protein, which yields MRQEEPARPRATDRRRRIAGATLAASLAVTITGIAAIGLAPDRFDAVRVELDDSTSGSSSDGGPSGAGVYRVDTDDPVVFVTIDDGHHPSSEALDIIREHEMPVSVFLNEDPVVYNHSYFAEYVEMGNYVHSHTLSHPDLTRLDTARQENEICGMVDILDDRYSEAGHVGSLLRPPYGASNEATAAAAQRCGLDTIVHWTVTAEDGRLSFAAGDGLQPGDIILTHFTEDLPDNLDRIRELADDSGLTIARLEDRL from the coding sequence ATGCGTCAGGAAGAGCCCGCACGACCCCGTGCCACCGATCGTCGTCGAAGGATCGCCGGTGCCACTCTCGCCGCTTCGCTCGCCGTCACGATCACCGGAATCGCGGCGATCGGCCTCGCCCCAGACCGGTTCGACGCTGTACGCGTCGAATTGGACGACTCCACGTCCGGATCGTCATCCGACGGCGGTCCTTCCGGAGCGGGCGTCTACCGGGTCGACACCGACGATCCCGTCGTATTCGTCACCATCGACGACGGGCACCATCCCAGCAGCGAAGCTCTCGACATCATCCGAGAGCACGAGATGCCCGTCTCTGTGTTCCTCAACGAAGATCCGGTCGTCTACAACCATTCCTACTTCGCCGAGTACGTTGAGATGGGCAACTATGTCCACTCACACACGCTCTCTCATCCCGATCTCACTCGGCTCGACACCGCTCGGCAGGAGAACGAGATCTGCGGCATGGTCGACATTCTCGACGACCGCTACAGCGAGGCCGGACACGTCGGCTCGCTGCTGCGACCCCCCTACGGCGCCTCGAACGAGGCGACCGCCGCGGCGGCTCAACGCTGCGGCCTGGACACCATCGTCCACTGGACCGTCACCGCAGAAGACGGCCGACTCTCCTTCGCAGCCGGAGACGGGCTCCAACCGGGCGACATCATCTTGACCCACTTCACCGAAGACCTCCCCGACAACCTCGACCGGATCCGTGAACTCGCCGACGACTCAGGCCTAACAATCGCACGTCTGGAAGACCGCCTTTGA
- a CDS encoding HAMP domain-containing sensor histidine kinase codes for MRTSRIRRFLRSMSGLRGRLIVTVVVAAALGATAAAWAGVQQSTASLIEANRRYHTEDLAERITQAAPSAQYPPGRGSLDRLRIAAGENSLVRYDDAMSGDGIFASGAQAVPAELRQALNAQAASEDPGVLTQRVDIDGRPWLLIGAPVMITAPDGTLTPSGIEVYAARDLTDVEEQVDGLARGAATTTLVALPLAVLLALLASQGVLRPVARLRDTAQRLAQGDLDARTDPAGVDELARLTRSVNDMAASLQDSMESMARMEEGSRRFAADVSHELRTPLTTLTATVEVLNDILTHTNSIRSSDEQEARESAQLAVIETRRLVELVEDILDIARIDAGTAQLRREETDLFEVVSTCVHTRGWSDDVTIARPASAPGDTTVVADRRRIDVIMANLIGNALTHGGAPVRVVITATTEEASVQVIDSGPGIPEDVLPHVFSRFYKADAVRTRTPGSGLGLAIAWENARIHGGTISAANHPDGGAVLTLRLPQAPEQATREDGREQIP; via the coding sequence GTGAGAACCTCCAGGATCCGACGGTTCCTCCGCAGCATGTCGGGGCTGCGGGGGCGGCTGATCGTCACGGTCGTCGTCGCCGCCGCACTCGGTGCGACCGCAGCCGCCTGGGCCGGGGTGCAGCAGTCCACGGCGTCGCTGATCGAGGCGAACCGGCGCTACCACACCGAAGACCTCGCCGAGAGGATCACTCAGGCGGCCCCGTCTGCGCAGTACCCACCCGGCCGCGGATCCCTCGACCGGCTGCGGATCGCAGCGGGCGAGAATTCGCTCGTGCGCTACGACGACGCGATGTCCGGCGACGGCATCTTCGCCTCGGGTGCGCAGGCGGTTCCGGCCGAACTGCGTCAGGCGCTGAACGCCCAAGCCGCTAGCGAGGACCCTGGCGTGCTGACCCAGCGGGTAGATATCGACGGGAGACCGTGGCTGCTGATCGGTGCCCCGGTGATGATCACCGCCCCCGACGGGACCCTGACTCCCTCGGGGATCGAGGTATATGCGGCGCGCGACCTCACGGACGTAGAGGAACAGGTCGACGGCCTCGCCCGCGGCGCGGCGACCACGACGCTGGTGGCGCTGCCGTTGGCGGTGCTGCTCGCGCTGCTGGCTTCGCAGGGGGTGCTGCGCCCGGTGGCACGGTTGCGGGACACGGCCCAGCGTCTCGCGCAGGGAGACCTGGACGCGCGTACCGACCCCGCCGGGGTCGACGAGTTGGCTCGGCTGACCCGCTCCGTCAACGACATGGCCGCATCGCTGCAGGACTCGATGGAGTCGATGGCCAGGATGGAAGAAGGGTCCCGCCGTTTCGCCGCCGACGTCTCCCACGAGCTGCGCACGCCGCTGACGACCCTGACCGCTACCGTCGAAGTCTTGAACGACATACTGACGCACACGAACAGCATCCGTTCCTCGGATGAGCAGGAGGCTCGGGAATCCGCACAGCTGGCCGTCATCGAGACACGCCGCCTGGTGGAGCTCGTCGAGGACATTCTGGACATCGCTCGGATCGACGCCGGCACAGCGCAGCTGCGTCGGGAGGAGACCGATCTCTTCGAGGTGGTCAGCACCTGCGTGCACACCCGCGGCTGGTCCGACGACGTCACCATCGCCCGGCCCGCCTCCGCCCCGGGCGACACCACGGTGGTGGCTGACCGGCGCCGCATCGACGTGATCATGGCGAACCTCATCGGCAACGCCCTCACACACGGCGGCGCCCCGGTGCGAGTGGTTATCACGGCGACGACCGAAGAGGCGAGTGTGCAGGTGATCGATTCCGGTCCCGGGATACCCGAGGATGTTCTGCCGCATGTCTTCTCCCGGTTCTACAAGGCCGACGCCGTACGGACCCGCACCCCCGGCAGCGGCCTCGGCCTGGCGATCGCGTGGGAGAACGCCCGAATCCACGGCGGGACGATCAGCGCCGCGAACCACCCCGACGGCGGCGCGGTCCTGACCCTCCGGCTCCCACAGGCACCGGAACAAGCCACCCGCGAGGACGGTCGGGAGCAGATCCCATGA
- a CDS encoding MFS transporter translates to MTSGAHRPVRRPAKGKLAVAATTAPDVRDTGTAPSAPQRRTLVTVAAAQIPGGAGLAAGVTVGALLAQDMLETSSLSGLPAALFTLGSAGAAFLVGRISHRKGRRTGLVAGYAAGAAGGAGVVAAAALDSIGLFFAALLVYGAGTATNLQARYAAADLAKPHRRGRAISTVLVATTLGAVAGPNLTEATQPLGRVVGAPALAGPFVLAAAAYGMAALVLWGFLRPDPLLHARNIALTPAGAGAPAGEEASGPAAPARGRVNPGIALGGAAMVLTQIVMLAIMTMTPIHMQAHGHGLGATGLVIAVHIAFMYLPSPLTGVLVDRLGREPVLVASGTTLLAAGLVAATAPVDSVAVLAIALALLGLGWNFGLLAGTAMVTDAAAPATRARTQGAVDVGVALAGAGGGMLSGVVVAAAGFPALAVGGGVLALAIVPFAARRTRRPAG, encoded by the coding sequence ATGACCTCCGGCGCGCACCGTCCCGTCCGCCGCCCCGCGAAAGGCAAGCTCGCCGTGGCCGCCACGACCGCCCCCGACGTCCGCGATACCGGCACCGCTCCCAGCGCGCCGCAGCGCCGCACCCTGGTCACCGTGGCCGCCGCCCAAATCCCGGGCGGCGCCGGGCTGGCCGCCGGAGTCACCGTCGGCGCGCTGCTGGCTCAGGACATGCTGGAGACCAGCAGCCTGTCCGGGCTGCCCGCCGCCCTGTTCACCCTGGGCTCGGCCGGCGCCGCGTTCCTGGTGGGCCGGATCTCCCACCGGAAGGGCCGGCGCACGGGGCTCGTCGCGGGCTATGCCGCAGGCGCTGCGGGCGGCGCGGGGGTGGTGGCCGCGGCCGCACTCGACAGCATCGGGCTGTTCTTCGCCGCCCTGCTGGTCTACGGCGCGGGTACGGCCACCAACCTGCAGGCCCGCTACGCCGCAGCCGACCTCGCCAAGCCCCACCGGCGGGGGCGCGCGATCAGCACCGTCCTGGTCGCCACCACCCTGGGCGCGGTGGCCGGACCCAACCTCACCGAGGCCACCCAGCCACTCGGACGCGTCGTCGGGGCGCCGGCCCTGGCCGGCCCGTTCGTTCTGGCCGCGGCCGCCTACGGCATGGCCGCCCTGGTCCTGTGGGGGTTCCTGCGCCCCGACCCGCTGCTGCACGCCCGGAACATCGCGCTTACGCCGGCAGGCGCGGGAGCACCCGCGGGTGAGGAGGCGTCCGGACCTGCGGCGCCCGCGCGTGGGCGCGTCAACCCGGGTATCGCGCTGGGCGGGGCCGCGATGGTGCTCACCCAGATCGTGATGCTGGCCATCATGACCATGACCCCCATCCACATGCAGGCCCACGGTCACGGACTGGGCGCCACCGGGCTGGTCATCGCCGTGCATATCGCCTTCATGTACCTGCCCTCGCCGCTGACCGGCGTCCTGGTGGACCGCCTCGGCCGCGAACCCGTGCTGGTCGCCTCGGGCACCACCCTGCTCGCCGCCGGCCTGGTGGCCGCCACGGCCCCGGTCGACTCGGTGGCCGTGCTCGCCATCGCGCTGGCCCTGCTGGGGCTGGGCTGGAACTTCGGCCTGCTCGCCGGTACCGCGATGGTCACCGACGCCGCCGCCCCGGCCACCCGGGCCCGCACCCAGGGCGCCGTGGACGTGGGCGTGGCCCTGGCCGGTGCCGGCGGCGGAATGCTCAGCGGCGTGGTGGTCGCCGCCGCAGGGTTCCCCGCCCTGGCCGTGGGCGGGGGCGTGCTCGCGCTGGCGATCGTGCCCTTCGCCGCCCGGCGGACCCGCCGCCCGGCAGGCTGA
- a CDS encoding class I SAM-dependent methyltransferase: MPADPDPDLAQQQRTHWQHTYGDHPRMYGRAPSSPAEHAAALFAETGARDVVELGAGHGRDALHFARAGFRVTATDISPTGLAQLRHDAETEQLTGRLATAAHDARAPLPLAAGSVDGVFAHMLLCMALSTAEITALVEEVARVLRPGGTFVYTVRHTGDTHYGAGTAHGDDIFEHGGFAVHFFSRDLVGRLARGWDLDEVHPFEEGDLPRRLWRITQRRPR, encoded by the coding sequence ATGCCCGCCGACCCGGACCCGGATCTGGCCCAGCAGCAGCGCACGCACTGGCAGCACACCTACGGCGACCATCCGCGCATGTACGGCCGCGCCCCTTCGTCCCCGGCCGAGCACGCCGCCGCGCTCTTCGCCGAGACGGGGGCACGCGACGTGGTGGAGCTGGGCGCGGGCCACGGCCGCGACGCCCTGCACTTCGCCCGCGCGGGCTTTCGCGTCACCGCAACCGACATCAGCCCGACCGGCCTGGCCCAGCTCCGACACGACGCCGAGACCGAACAGCTCACCGGCCGTCTGGCGACCGCGGCCCACGACGCACGCGCCCCCCTGCCCCTGGCCGCGGGCAGCGTGGACGGGGTGTTCGCGCACATGCTGCTGTGCATGGCCCTGTCCACCGCCGAGATCACCGCCCTGGTGGAGGAGGTCGCGCGCGTGCTGCGCCCCGGCGGCACCTTCGTCTACACCGTCCGCCACACCGGCGACACCCACTACGGCGCCGGCACCGCCCACGGCGACGACATCTTCGAACACGGCGGATTCGCCGTGCACTTCTTCTCCCGGGACCTGGTCGGGCGCCTCGCCCGCGGCTGGGACCTCGACGAGGTGCATCCTTTCGAGGAGGGCGATCTGCCGCGCCGCCTCTGGCGCATCACCCAGCGGCGCCCCCGGTGA
- a CDS encoding integrase core domain-containing protein, producing the protein MGGEEHLRPRQECGTKHPRTRPFTPRHNGKAERYQRIMAEEVLYARSYDSEEERAAALATWNIHDDHHRPRSAAGGRPPASRLHAAVTSVQPSYSWISSGSPDQRDLRRSTTLNHPCRNPGTRQAPLSPAAAASPISTAPGPLLPTPPPYPHPGTRSDTCPG; encoded by the coding sequence GTGGGCGGCGAAGAACACCTTCGCCCGCGCCAGGAATGCGGCACCAAGCACCCCCGGACCCGGCCGTTCACGCCCCGCCACAACGGCAAGGCCGAGCGCTACCAGCGGATCATGGCCGAAGAGGTCCTCTACGCCCGGTCCTACGACAGCGAGGAGGAACGCGCAGCCGCGCTGGCGACCTGGAACATCCACGACGACCACCATCGGCCGCGCAGCGCCGCCGGCGGTCGGCCTCCGGCCTCACGCCTCCATGCCGCTGTCACCAGCGTCCAGCCCTCATACAGCTGGATCTCATCGGGATCGCCTGACCAGCGAGACCTGAGACGATCAACGACTTTGAATCACCCCTGCCGCAATCCGGGCACCCGCCAAGCCCCTCTCTCACCGGCCGCTGCCGCATCGCCGATTTCAACGGCACCAGGGCCGCTGTTGCCTACACCGCCGCCTTATCCACATCCGGGAACACGCTCTGATACGTGTCCTGGGTAA
- a CDS encoding ArsR/SmtB family transcription factor, with amino-acid sequence MNSGTDGREAGRAELWGEFARVGKALGSGTRLQMLDLLAQGERSVESLAQALGLGVSTASAHLQTLKRAQLVRTHRVKNHVFYALAGDDVAALLSLVQGVAGTHLAEVERAWHHFTGPGPGHGEVEEVDRAELLARLDEGSALVLDVRPEDEFAAGHLPGAVSIPVDDLTRRLDEVPEDTDIVAYCRGDYCVMAVDAVRVLRSHGRRAYRLNEGLLEWRASGGPVHTASA; translated from the coding sequence ATGAATAGTGGAACAGATGGCCGAGAGGCGGGGCGTGCCGAATTGTGGGGTGAGTTCGCCCGGGTCGGCAAGGCGCTGGGCAGCGGCACCCGCTTGCAGATGCTGGACCTGCTGGCCCAAGGCGAGCGCTCGGTGGAGTCGCTGGCCCAGGCGTTGGGGTTGGGCGTCTCCACCGCCTCGGCGCACCTGCAGACCCTCAAACGCGCACAACTCGTGCGCACCCACCGCGTGAAGAACCACGTCTTCTACGCGCTGGCGGGCGACGACGTCGCCGCCCTGCTGTCGCTGGTGCAGGGGGTCGCCGGCACCCACCTGGCCGAAGTCGAACGGGCCTGGCACCACTTCACCGGCCCAGGCCCCGGCCACGGCGAGGTGGAGGAGGTCGACCGCGCCGAGTTGCTGGCCCGCCTCGATGAGGGCAGTGCCCTGGTGCTCGATGTGCGCCCCGAGGACGAGTTCGCCGCGGGACATCTGCCCGGGGCGGTGTCCATCCCCGTCGACGATCTGACCCGGCGCCTGGACGAGGTGCCCGAGGACACCGACATCGTGGCCTACTGCCGCGGCGACTACTGCGTGATGGCCGTGGACGCGGTGCGTGTCCTGCGCTCCCACGGCCGTCGCGCCTACCGCCTGAACGAAGGACTGCTGGAGTGGCGCGCCTCCGGAGGCCCGGTCCACACCGCCTCCGCATGA
- a CDS encoding response regulator transcription factor, with the protein MTTVVLADDEALLRKALASLLPLEGEITVLAEGEDGESAVAATLRHRPDVLVIDLEMPGVDGLGAVAAIRRELPDQVILMLTRHARPGVLRRALKLGVQGFVSKSAEPAHIASVITTLRNGRRWVDPDVSALAVVDDNPLTDREMDVLRATGAGYSAADIATRLHLAEGTVRNYLSNAMQKTQARTRHEAARYAREHDWL; encoded by the coding sequence ATGACCACCGTGGTGCTCGCCGACGACGAGGCTCTCCTCCGCAAGGCGCTGGCTTCGTTGCTGCCGCTCGAGGGCGAGATCACCGTACTGGCCGAGGGCGAGGACGGGGAGTCGGCCGTGGCGGCCACACTGCGCCACCGGCCCGACGTGCTCGTCATCGACCTGGAGATGCCCGGCGTGGACGGGCTGGGCGCCGTTGCGGCGATCCGCCGCGAACTGCCGGACCAGGTGATCCTGATGCTGACCCGTCACGCCCGGCCCGGGGTGCTCCGCCGGGCGCTCAAGCTCGGTGTGCAGGGCTTCGTCAGCAAGTCCGCGGAACCGGCCCACATCGCGTCGGTCATCACGACACTGCGCAATGGCAGGCGGTGGGTCGACCCGGACGTCTCCGCGCTCGCGGTCGTCGACGACAATCCGCTCACCGACCGGGAGATGGACGTACTGCGGGCGACGGGTGCAGGCTACTCGGCCGCCGACATCGCCACCCGGCTCCACTTGGCGGAGGGCACGGTGCGCAACTACCTCTCCAACGCGATGCAGAAGACCCAGGCACGGACCCGGCACGAGGCGGCGCGGTACGCGCGCGAACACGACTGGCTCTAG
- a CDS encoding alpha/beta hydrolase: MSENKVVLEQAAQEFADANASEPFIYQLPPEQGREILEDVQSGEGVAKPEINDEWITVEGGPTGQVPVRIVRPAGATGGLPVIFYIHGAGWVFGSANTHDRLVRELAVRTGAAVVFPEYDRAPEAKYPTAIEQNYAAARWVVEHGGEKDLDGSRMAVCGDSVGGNMSAVLALMCKDRGEVELQGQVLLYPVTDADFDTGSYHEFATGYFLNRDGMIWFWDQYTTDPGQRAQVYASPLRAPLDRLRGLPPAMVLNGEADVLRDEGEAYANRLREAGVPVTAVRFQGMIHDFMMIDSMRDTHANTTALLLATDFLADVLEARSTVPRQQAGQRTGAYVR; this comes from the coding sequence ATGTCCGAGAACAAGGTGGTCCTGGAGCAGGCGGCCCAGGAGTTCGCCGACGCCAATGCGAGCGAGCCCTTCATCTACCAGCTCCCGCCCGAGCAGGGCCGGGAGATCCTGGAGGACGTCCAGAGCGGAGAGGGCGTAGCCAAGCCCGAGATCAACGACGAGTGGATCACCGTGGAGGGCGGGCCCACCGGGCAGGTGCCGGTGCGGATCGTGCGCCCCGCTGGGGCGACCGGGGGCCTTCCGGTGATCTTCTACATCCATGGGGCCGGCTGGGTGTTCGGCAGCGCGAACACCCATGACCGGCTGGTGCGGGAACTGGCGGTGCGGACCGGCGCCGCGGTGGTCTTCCCCGAGTACGACCGGGCGCCGGAGGCCAAGTACCCCACGGCGATCGAGCAGAACTACGCGGCGGCCCGGTGGGTGGTCGAGCACGGGGGTGAGAAGGACCTGGACGGGTCCCGTATGGCGGTGTGCGGGGACTCGGTGGGCGGAAACATGTCCGCGGTGCTGGCGCTGATGTGCAAGGACCGCGGGGAGGTGGAGCTCCAGGGACAGGTCCTGCTGTACCCGGTGACCGACGCCGACTTCGACACCGGCTCTTATCACGAGTTCGCGACGGGGTACTTCCTGAACCGGGACGGCATGATCTGGTTCTGGGACCAGTACACGACCGACCCCGGGCAGCGGGCGCAGGTCTACGCCTCGCCGCTGCGGGCGCCACTGGACCGGCTGCGCGGCCTGCCCCCGGCGATGGTGCTCAACGGTGAGGCGGACGTGCTGCGCGACGAGGGAGAGGCGTACGCCAACCGGTTGCGGGAGGCGGGGGTGCCGGTCACGGCGGTCCGCTTCCAGGGGATGATCCACGACTTCATGATGATCGACAGCATGCGCGACACCCATGCGAACACGACCGCGCTGCTACTGGCGACGGACTTCCTGGCCGACGTGCTGGAGGCGCGGTCGACCGTGCCTCGCCAGCAGGCAGGTCAGCGCACTGGAGCGTACGTGCGCTGA
- a CDS encoding NAD(P)-dependent oxidoreductase — protein MRSEPLRLAVAPDADAAVVETVREAGAVLVDLADAQALAWTAWTDPAGFPQPLPAGIAWVQLPSAGVERWVEAGIIDRARVWTSAAGVCAAPVAEHALTLLLAGVRALPECLRSTEWARTELLPRTGTLAGAVVGIVGGGSIARALVPSLAALGAEARVVNRGGRPVPGAAETRPIAEIGDFWEAVDHVVVAAPDTSDTRRLVGSAELAAMKPTAWLINVGRGPVVDTEALVRALDSAGIAGAGLDVTDPEPLPAGHPLWGHPRAVVTPHVADAALTLRGFRRRLAENVRRWTAGEDLVGVVDPDRGY, from the coding sequence ATGCGGTCGGAACCGTTGCGCCTCGCCGTCGCACCGGACGCGGACGCGGCCGTCGTCGAGACGGTCCGCGAGGCGGGTGCCGTCCTGGTCGACCTCGCCGACGCCCAGGCGCTCGCCTGGACCGCATGGACTGATCCGGCCGGCTTTCCGCAACCGCTTCCCGCCGGAATCGCGTGGGTGCAGCTTCCCTCCGCCGGCGTCGAACGGTGGGTGGAGGCAGGGATCATCGACCGGGCGCGCGTATGGACGTCGGCCGCGGGAGTGTGCGCGGCCCCGGTGGCCGAACACGCGCTGACGCTGCTGCTGGCGGGGGTCCGGGCGCTTCCGGAGTGCCTTCGGTCCACCGAATGGGCGAGGACGGAGCTGCTGCCCCGCACGGGGACTCTGGCCGGGGCCGTGGTGGGGATCGTCGGCGGCGGGAGCATCGCCCGCGCCCTCGTCCCGTCCCTCGCCGCTCTGGGCGCCGAGGCGCGGGTCGTGAACCGCGGCGGCCGTCCCGTGCCCGGAGCCGCCGAAACCCGGCCGATAGCGGAGATCGGCGATTTCTGGGAGGCGGTGGACCATGTGGTCGTCGCCGCCCCGGACACCTCCGACACCCGTCGTCTGGTCGGCTCGGCCGAGCTCGCTGCGATGAAGCCGACCGCCTGGCTCATCAACGTCGGGCGCGGACCCGTCGTGGACACCGAGGCGCTCGTCAGGGCCCTGGACAGCGCCGGCATCGCCGGCGCAGGCCTCGATGTGACCGACCCGGAGCCGCTCCCGGCCGGCCATCCGCTGTGGGGGCACCCCAGAGCCGTGGTGACGCCGCACGTAGCCGACGCGGCGCTGACGCTGCGGGGATTCCGCCGGCGGCTGGCCGAGAACGTCCGGCGCTGGACGGCGGGCGAGGACCTTGTCGGTGTCGTCGACCCGGATCGCGGATACTGA
- a CDS encoding alpha/beta fold hydrolase → MTEIYTSPAGERELQRHYRTALDSWPVPAEHLRIPTGQGETFVLACGPQDAPPVLLLHGSGANATAWSADITELARRARVYAVDVIGEPGLSAPARPPLDSDAHARWLTEVQDRLGLTGAAVVGMSFGGWLALDLATRYPERVRRLVLLCPGGLGRQRTAKILLNTALRVFGAWGRRRSVQAMTGLSATEAPATLETVERTFAHFRPRTETLPRFSDQDLGRLTMPVSAIVGQRDAMFDSRQSARRLRDRAPTPR, encoded by the coding sequence ATGACCGAGATCTACACCTCCCCGGCCGGCGAGCGCGAGCTCCAGCGCCACTACCGCACTGCCCTGGATTCCTGGCCGGTGCCCGCCGAGCACCTGCGCATCCCCACCGGCCAAGGCGAGACCTTCGTGCTGGCCTGCGGACCTCAGGACGCGCCTCCGGTCCTGCTCCTGCACGGATCGGGCGCCAACGCCACCGCCTGGAGCGCGGACATCACCGAACTGGCGCGCCGCGCACGCGTGTACGCTGTCGACGTCATCGGCGAACCCGGGCTGAGCGCCCCCGCGCGCCCGCCCCTGGACTCCGACGCCCACGCACGATGGCTGACAGAGGTCCAGGACAGACTCGGGCTCACCGGCGCCGCGGTGGTGGGGATGTCGTTCGGCGGATGGCTGGCCCTGGACCTCGCTACCCGCTACCCGGAGCGGGTACGGCGCTTGGTCCTGCTGTGCCCGGGCGGACTGGGGCGGCAACGCACCGCGAAGATCCTCCTGAACACGGCGCTGCGCGTCTTCGGCGCCTGGGGCCGGCGCAGGTCCGTCCAGGCCATGACCGGCCTCTCGGCAACCGAGGCTCCCGCCACCCTGGAGACGGTGGAGCGCACCTTCGCCCACTTCCGGCCGCGTACCGAAACGCTGCCCCGCTTCTCCGACCAGGATCTGGGCCGCCTGACCATGCCCGTTTCGGCGATCGTCGGCCAGCGCGACGCCATGTTCGACTCGCGCCAGAGCGCCCGGCGCCTGCGGGATCGGGCCCCCACGCCACGGTGA